The proteins below are encoded in one region of Gemmatimonadota bacterium:
- a CDS encoding GNAT family N-acetyltransferase, with protein MNRVLESLAVLEQPSDDGSPAPSAAGAPAAALLRATRDTLGALSAAREAGAESASRSHRTLLHRILEGALRRPVRLAFHSTPFAAEWTDLLLEVVVASDFTVGSLFTARAKTLGDRTLFLQPPGHADERVSWRSAAERILGISRALLALRRQIPGAPVAILSENSLEGALMDLACLVTGTPDIPVPANSPPGQVDYILRHAKAGALFVGSPHMAEIARESIDEGEVAGRVYWLDRSRDGTGGIRPFAEFLEMGSGTEPEEVRTAIESVRATDHATTMYTSGTTGMPNAISFTQAHLVTKRFARAAAWPDLGRGDVFLCYLPLYHTFGRFLEMLGCVFWGSIYAFVEDPSIERLLYSFQWARPTTFISVPKKWLEIAEAAAPVTGEEDPPDPDISRAVIEVTGGRLRRGLSAAGYLPPAVFRRFHRAGIELHSGFGMTEATGGITMTPAGEYREDSIGTALPGIELLVAEDRELLIRGAYVAQPVDADSKSEDGWFATGDIVREIEDGHLVIVDRKKEIFKNLQGETISPRRIERMFGEFDTIARTLVIGDGREYCTLLIVPSEDLCADYADSAAEDPAVLRAPELRELYAAAISTVNRFLAPYERILDFAVLARDFDADAGELTAKGTPRRKRIAEAYNAIIEPMYSRGQATFQLGDLEVVVGHWFFRQSGIPSGELRAVPGGLRIGAAGKTLTVRRVPGTTRVLVGDLEYEPCGPELLLGEILGRARLWLGNRAVRAFAGKEIEHWWRRGRRFEVRTRLALVPARVPGPEGTPEPPSEEDATIDTALLHDLAARVRHPKESVRRTAIAQLRSHLTGRRTELRSLIRDALASALPDPEVRPYALCALLPVLDRGSLSRLLDTFLSDPSFLQRSEARIVAGQELRPDQVNALINRVLKAAYRSPGRPPREVPGLRRLLRFLTIHGVLHPAFFRRVRTLLVKLESEWGADTEAVSFLRELRADLSREFRDRLPKTARPREEWKRIVRFSPEITAAHRSRILHALSGSPILPEASLLFGNGVLVDPSSLAEGAIRVSWLGEGKGRSVFHLQCRVRAEESDPLFECVLKASDSQRPQEVEAELALLIRAADRLEGRPVAKAQGGWYPDSGMWTEEFIPKPTLDVLADRLAKEPGSTTGARLPEIWRYLLAVSTSLAVGFWDRTGGKFALEDPAPRNVILPEHDWQVGGRLVSIAERGPCERVSEVLIGVHMGVVVPLQQRFAGFGLGEEWNVLFSTVLEVLGEERGLELLRAESHLIGDEPLPGDPAGTRVTFGMALARFLSSVRRHGFMPVRLRSAARRYRRWSNLNPHATLEAQSATLDQLAVAYGMDELEGERPGSRLRFLRHTAFRRARPGFTMELDRIIAQAPRTEAESPGHWKREIAALRESFPMDDREQFFLARTLFPHLDPARPALLVREEDTPGGVGADVEVEHRDQRGDVFRIRRPGRPEEVSALYRIFREENFRWLPPTEETDHLLVFDDAGRVLGGIIYRFLGEAFAQIEWLVISHARRSHGLGSVLFMEFLGRMRGRGIRVVSTGFFRPSFFRKFGFGVDPRFAGLVRMLGDESAREEPNEPSPKESSP; from the coding sequence GTGAACCGCGTGCTGGAGTCGCTGGCGGTGCTGGAGCAACCGTCCGATGACGGCTCCCCCGCTCCTTCGGCGGCGGGTGCGCCTGCGGCGGCGCTGCTGCGCGCGACTCGCGACACGCTGGGCGCGCTCTCGGCCGCGCGGGAAGCCGGAGCCGAGTCCGCTTCCCGTTCGCACCGGACACTCCTGCATCGCATCCTGGAGGGCGCGCTTCGGCGACCGGTGCGTCTGGCTTTTCACTCCACCCCCTTTGCCGCGGAGTGGACCGATCTCCTTCTGGAAGTGGTGGTGGCGTCCGACTTCACGGTGGGATCGCTCTTCACGGCCCGCGCAAAGACCCTCGGCGACCGCACGCTCTTCCTTCAGCCCCCGGGTCATGCGGACGAGCGCGTGTCCTGGCGGTCCGCGGCGGAGCGCATCCTGGGCATTTCCCGCGCACTCCTCGCGCTTCGCCGACAGATCCCCGGCGCGCCTGTCGCCATCCTCTCGGAGAACTCGCTGGAAGGCGCACTCATGGATCTCGCGTGTCTGGTCACGGGGACGCCGGACATTCCCGTCCCGGCCAACTCCCCTCCCGGGCAGGTGGACTACATCCTCCGCCACGCGAAGGCGGGTGCGCTCTTTGTCGGCTCGCCGCACATGGCCGAAATCGCCCGCGAGTCGATCGACGAAGGGGAAGTCGCCGGACGCGTCTACTGGCTGGACCGATCGCGCGACGGGACCGGCGGCATCCGGCCCTTCGCGGAGTTCCTGGAAATGGGATCGGGCACCGAACCGGAAGAGGTTCGTACAGCCATCGAGTCGGTGCGCGCCACCGACCACGCCACCACCATGTACACCTCCGGCACCACGGGAATGCCCAACGCCATCTCCTTTACGCAGGCCCATCTCGTGACAAAGCGTTTCGCGCGCGCCGCTGCCTGGCCGGATCTGGGGCGCGGCGATGTCTTCCTCTGTTACCTCCCGCTCTATCACACCTTCGGTCGCTTTCTGGAAATGCTGGGCTGCGTCTTCTGGGGGTCCATCTATGCGTTTGTGGAAGACCCGTCCATTGAGAGACTCCTCTACTCGTTCCAGTGGGCCCGCCCGACGACATTCATCAGCGTTCCGAAAAAATGGCTGGAGATCGCCGAAGCCGCCGCCCCGGTAACCGGCGAAGAAGACCCACCCGACCCGGACATCTCCCGCGCGGTCATCGAAGTGACCGGCGGGCGACTCCGGCGCGGCCTGTCCGCGGCGGGGTATCTTCCGCCTGCGGTGTTCCGGCGCTTTCATCGGGCGGGCATCGAACTGCACTCCGGGTTCGGCATGACGGAAGCCACGGGTGGAATCACCATGACGCCCGCGGGCGAGTATCGCGAGGACTCCATCGGGACGGCACTCCCCGGCATCGAACTTCTGGTGGCGGAAGACCGGGAACTTCTCATTCGCGGGGCCTATGTGGCCCAGCCCGTGGACGCGGACAGCAAGTCCGAAGACGGCTGGTTTGCCACGGGCGACATCGTTCGCGAGATCGAAGACGGACATCTTGTCATCGTGGATCGCAAGAAGGAGATCTTCAAGAACCTCCAGGGAGAGACCATTTCGCCCCGGCGCATCGAGCGAATGTTCGGAGAGTTCGACACGATCGCGCGAACGCTGGTCATCGGGGATGGTCGCGAGTACTGCACACTGCTCATCGTACCGTCGGAGGATCTGTGCGCCGACTATGCCGATTCCGCCGCGGAGGATCCTGCCGTCCTGAGAGCCCCGGAACTTCGCGAACTCTACGCCGCTGCCATCTCCACGGTGAACCGTTTCCTCGCGCCCTACGAGCGAATCCTGGACTTCGCGGTGCTGGCGCGCGACTTCGACGCGGATGCCGGAGAGCTGACCGCCAAGGGAACGCCTCGCCGAAAGCGGATTGCGGAAGCCTACAATGCCATCATCGAACCCATGTACTCCCGCGGGCAGGCCACTTTCCAGCTGGGGGACCTGGAGGTGGTCGTCGGGCACTGGTTTTTCCGGCAGTCGGGGATTCCGTCGGGCGAGTTGCGGGCCGTGCCCGGCGGCCTCCGGATCGGGGCGGCCGGAAAGACGCTCACCGTCCGGCGCGTACCGGGAACGACGCGGGTACTGGTCGGCGACCTGGAATATGAACCGTGCGGGCCGGAACTCCTCCTGGGCGAGATCCTCGGCCGTGCCAGGCTCTGGCTCGGAAACCGCGCGGTCCGCGCCTTCGCGGGGAAGGAGATCGAACACTGGTGGAGGCGGGGTCGGCGCTTTGAGGTGCGTACGCGCCTCGCACTTGTTCCGGCGCGGGTCCCCGGTCCGGAAGGCACTCCGGAGCCTCCTTCCGAAGAGGACGCGACCATCGACACGGCCCTTCTGCACGACCTCGCCGCGCGTGTTCGCCACCCGAAGGAGAGCGTTCGGCGCACGGCCATCGCCCAGTTGCGTTCTCATCTGACCGGACGCCGCACCGAACTTCGAAGCCTCATCCGCGACGCGCTGGCAAGCGCGCTGCCGGACCCGGAGGTTCGCCCTTACGCGCTGTGCGCTCTCCTTCCCGTACTCGACCGGGGAAGTCTCAGCCGGCTTCTGGACACATTCCTTTCGGACCCGTCGTTTCTTCAGCGGTCCGAAGCGCGGATCGTGGCCGGGCAGGAGCTACGGCCCGATCAAGTGAACGCGCTGATCAACCGCGTCCTGAAGGCCGCCTACCGGTCTCCGGGCCGCCCCCCGCGCGAGGTCCCCGGACTTCGACGCCTTCTGCGTTTCCTCACAATCCACGGCGTACTCCATCCGGCATTCTTCCGGCGCGTGCGAACACTGCTCGTGAAGCTCGAATCGGAGTGGGGCGCGGACACGGAGGCCGTCTCCTTCCTTCGTGAACTTCGCGCCGACCTCTCGCGCGAGTTCCGAGATCGACTCCCGAAGACCGCGCGACCCCGTGAAGAGTGGAAGAGAATCGTCCGCTTTTCCCCGGAGATCACGGCGGCTCATCGTTCCCGCATCCTGCATGCGCTCTCTGGAAGTCCGATCCTTCCCGAGGCGTCCCTTCTCTTCGGGAATGGAGTCCTCGTCGATCCGTCTTCGTTGGCCGAGGGGGCCATCCGCGTGTCCTGGCTGGGTGAAGGCAAGGGTCGCAGTGTCTTCCATCTCCAGTGCAGGGTTCGAGCCGAAGAGTCCGACCCGCTCTTCGAATGCGTGCTCAAGGCGAGCGATTCGCAGCGGCCGCAGGAGGTCGAGGCCGAGTTGGCGCTTCTCATCCGGGCGGCCGATCGTCTGGAGGGACGCCCGGTCGCCAAGGCGCAGGGCGGCTGGTATCCGGACTCCGGCATGTGGACGGAGGAGTTCATCCCGAAGCCCACGCTGGATGTTCTGGCCGACCGTCTGGCGAAGGAGCCCGGATCCACCACAGGCGCCCGGCTCCCGGAGATCTGGCGATACCTTCTGGCCGTCAGCACTTCTCTCGCGGTCGGATTCTGGGATCGGACGGGCGGGAAGTTCGCGCTGGAGGATCCTGCGCCGAGGAATGTCATTCTGCCGGAGCACGACTGGCAGGTGGGCGGGCGCCTGGTGTCGATTGCGGAGCGCGGGCCGTGCGAGCGCGTGTCGGAAGTACTGATCGGTGTCCACATGGGCGTGGTCGTGCCGCTGCAGCAGCGGTTCGCCGGCTTCGGACTTGGCGAGGAGTGGAATGTCCTGTTCTCCACGGTACTGGAAGTACTCGGTGAAGAGCGCGGACTGGAACTTCTCCGCGCCGAGAGCCATTTGATCGGCGACGAACCGCTTCCGGGAGATCCGGCCGGCACGCGCGTGACATTCGGGATGGCGCTGGCTCGTTTTCTCTCGTCCGTGCGCCGACACGGGTTCATGCCCGTTCGCCTTCGTTCGGCGGCTCGCCGCTACCGGCGCTGGAGCAACCTGAACCCGCACGCCACGCTCGAAGCGCAGTCCGCGACGCTGGACCAGTTGGCCGTCGCGTATGGCATGGACGAACTCGAGGGCGAGCGCCCGGGATCGCGGCTGCGCTTTCTGCGGCATACCGCCTTTCGCCGCGCGCGGCCGGGCTTCACCATGGAACTGGACCGCATCATCGCCCAGGCCCCCCGGACGGAAGCCGAATCGCCGGGACACTGGAAGAGGGAGATCGCCGCTCTCCGCGAGAGCTTCCCCATGGACGATCGCGAACAGTTCTTCCTGGCACGGACTCTCTTCCCGCACCTGGATCCCGCGCGCCCCGCGCTCCTCGTGCGCGAAGAGGACACACCCGGCGGCGTGGGCGCGGATGTCGAGGTGGAGCACCGCGACCAGCGCGGCGATGTATTCCGAATCCGCCGGCCCGGCCGACCCGAGGAAGTCTCCGCGCTCTATCGAATCTTCCGGGAAGAGAACTTTCGCTGGCTTCCCCCCACCGAAGAGACCGATCATCTTCTGGTATTCGACGATGCGGGCCGCGTTCTCGGCGGGATCATCTACCGCTTTCTCGGTGAAGCATTCGCCCAGATCGAGTGGCTCGTGATCTCGCACGCGCGAAGATCGCACGGTCTCGGGTCGGTCCTGTTCATGGAGTTTCTCGGCAGAATGCGGGGCCGGGGGATCCGCGTCGTGTCGACCGGCTTCTTCCGACCGTCGTTCTTCCGCAAGTTCGGATTCGGGGTGGATCCCCGGTTCGCCGGACTGGTCCGAATGCTGGGTGACGAATCCGCCCGTGAAGAACCGAATGAACCATCCCCCAAGGAGTCCTCACCATGA
- a CDS encoding redoxin family protein: MDGKRYADISGLSGIDSDTDGRGAAYADLDNDGDVDIFRTAFQRKAHHLFRNNVGQRANFLRVSLIGTKSGTDAFGTVVRVGTSRGVQTRFKSGGAGFVSQHDPRLLFGLGSDTSVEWIEVAWPSGSVEKFRGVGAGLSVLITEGQGRLTTLEDRAFALPDPPADREVLLAKLAVRPGDRFPDLALGTLAGDATTFRAESGSGRATVVNLWATYCVPCRKEMPELERLSAELSRAGVDVIGLSIDVGKGRKKVPGFVRKQRLTYPVYTTTDGVFARIYSGDEVFIPLTYLVGADGIVTEVFTGWSKEAEGAIRKLAQ; encoded by the coding sequence GTGGACGGCAAGAGGTATGCCGACATCTCCGGGCTTTCGGGAATCGACTCCGACACCGACGGACGGGGCGCCGCCTATGCGGACCTCGACAACGACGGCGATGTCGACATCTTCCGCACGGCGTTCCAGAGGAAGGCACACCACCTCTTCCGGAACAATGTCGGGCAACGCGCAAACTTCCTCCGCGTATCCCTGATCGGAACGAAGAGCGGCACCGACGCCTTCGGAACCGTGGTTCGCGTGGGCACTTCTCGCGGAGTACAGACGCGCTTCAAGTCGGGAGGGGCGGGCTTCGTCTCCCAGCACGACCCGCGCCTTCTCTTCGGGTTGGGGAGTGACACTTCGGTGGAGTGGATCGAGGTCGCCTGGCCATCCGGGTCGGTGGAGAAGTTCCGGGGAGTCGGCGCGGGGCTGTCCGTCCTGATCACCGAGGGCCAGGGCCGGTTGACGACGCTGGAGGATCGGGCCTTCGCGCTGCCGGACCCCCCGGCCGACCGGGAGGTCCTTCTGGCGAAACTGGCCGTCCGGCCCGGCGACCGCTTCCCGGACCTTGCGCTCGGCACGCTGGCCGGAGACGCCACGACCTTTCGCGCGGAATCCGGCTCCGGCCGCGCCACTGTCGTCAACCTCTGGGCCACCTACTGCGTTCCGTGTCGAAAGGAGATGCCCGAACTGGAGAGGCTTTCCGCGGAACTGTCCCGCGCGGGCGTGGATGTGATCGGCCTCAGCATCGATGTCGGCAAGGGGCGCAAGAAGGTCCCCGGCTTCGTGCGGAAGCAACGCCTGACTTACCCCGTCTACACCACGACCGACGGCGTCTTCGCCCGCATCTATTCCGGCGACGAGGTCTTCATTCCTCTGACCTACCTGGTTGGCGCGGACGGAATCGTGACGGAGGTCTTCACAGGATGGTCGAAGGAGGCCGAAGGGGCCATTCGGAAGCTGGCACAGTGA